A single genomic interval of Carassius carassius chromosome 24, fCarCar2.1, whole genome shotgun sequence harbors:
- the LOC132102872 gene encoding uncharacterized protein LOC132102872 isoform X2 has product MHPSSRPSVPPRSRRFDNRRTEVKPSQGAKREDKIMNMASSFPRRGTRGPPESSRLKGPGQGARAPVVQSKLVRPKKNGAHAIPAISKPKSGHTVSNPVPAVDPNYNEPSLPCLCCDGPSPQDINSLFNHNHNNNNTVNIGQQMKLPPPQKELVVPKQDIKEDECKPEVIQPNLIPVEEREEENGIVDEKEGGELKNDDCSVKVNANVDENGNGNCNGEDDEDDDDEDDEDDDTLVPSSCNCPESMLDFSLTSSTSSSSTSISSCSDLECDCPETFSLSSQDQEATERYPSSCSLDTNCPAFQSSVLPLDLNTSARSPCSSDEGYPSAPCTPSSDYIDSKGSEEGKCNKVDLLHFLDSIEELGKMDLFYRIARLACWELDGELIVRDRLDHQQKLQRVNKEVKLAYLVKLQEEGLDFDDEDITGVLDEMGNIEIPWKLYKSNKSSESQEFSDAGVDLTVPSDLDETPASDSLAPSPLDPPPRPPKPPTRHVSAHPESHTYENISRQHVFSVSSTDDATSIPVPALPVLSSSSSPPLLKPPVLPPLPSQPVPYFTLNTVRPALTSPTPPIPPPRRRHKARLEAQRLAELEREKAPLSFPPPMSRPPPLPPPPVMSSPPAIPPPPSLSPPPSFHALDVEIRKLLALAGLTQAELLKLSPELGVCVDVVLENEQQPMSDVSQIREISLNRTHKEESKDIPDKGYSSLEEGFGKDRSTGVKELDTLSEKEVSKDEQKEANRTTSFTEMARRRKRNGGHCNHSCSCVFGSPNSYYSTDLSNTNIPNVSFGCFDYTSMIADTPPPPPPRPLPPCPPIASNPPELPPLKPCTLPANASRPDRFDWLIAFTPDTESPPLEMRKSSNDAILQKGPTSTSGSKVTTFKELRNRSKQSYPPAHIQPEPDPTVITPDPDFLYNLKWRREKIDGNGWEYTSQAQASFLQPPPTPASLSLFREMCRLNKQEDCPAEPKVSQQLGCSVSEGSLRTICDERDKAVHTKKMDDENKVEVRGLADGAWTLETRTTVSSPPLSLSSTSPYYLHSAPLSQASQFYHTDTDRDRAVTRCEGSINFSNPLCLNYTLDCIKDDNTDSLYCAGPENNKSLFCKQENDLNGNMDSLYHHCNHADSLLDSLSVCGHDRDSTKNSFCPHNSGVNSIRNHGSLYSDARYTRSSLKLFTDPEPPTDINTLTEGDITPYKNIDMQTYITMRNLKNQSYVNKNSYKDTNLLFDLNSDNTDDSKPPINPFLDQNSNENTTQQLVSFPAYYLYHPNNCPLHKGAPPRLSPVGAISPPHRSGPPVPGTDVARLCSPLFPRSRTLPALAAPLYYPYLYTPPVQAPLREPSVPILHSQQTPPPLTLTFRSFSFAGSEQKNVAWMGEDVRPSLSAEGLSSACLQEKKTLVNSVSVAVEAILAQFNLSRTVVQKTLSGDSSVNPALGRLVLQCLCPALRSLLSDGLKPHQSDLIAGRRPNTPWGLVQASTRPGPSTQALHSLQTKVAGLPQLRQSRHRFNAFLFGLLNVKLLDCWLSHLQSCSDVLETYYRPTSFMRLSLTSCQSLFEELLLLLQPLSLLTFNLDLLFQHHHLDPSSPTLTPASQTSEIYCPPNEEFSFHLSPKGLFQGRRLGSELEQDHGSLGLATNPNSGLTSHVLDVSAYRNPISLSSDVTKEEANPPLSLFKGNDISIPLNAGSISQQAGQALQQGWGAVMRLGERFGQNFGLATTTEDVKGPNSPEDCKTGFSLNLKCPDENRQEPRDDLSLRDSGAAVPWGLGRLFGASKSPNNPPTSRRPSQWLSPGLSALSRLVNLGQGPPPEKREPQRSKDKEEDENEKINETRDQPNPLRMVRTLCDHTGTGAELSFGKGEELVLLGGVDHDWIRCRQGHKEGLVPIGYASLIM; this is encoded by the exons CAAGGTGCACGAGCTCCTGTGGTTCAGTCCAAACTGGTGCGGCCAAAGAAGAATGGTGCTCACGCAATACCAGCAATCTCAAAACCAAAAAGTGGACACACTGTTTCAAACCCAGTCCCAGCTGTGGATCCAAACTATAATGAGCCAAGCCTACCTTGTCTGTGTTGTGATGGCCCTTCACCTCAGGATATCAACAGCCTTTTTAATCACAACCATAACAACAATAACACTGTAAACATCGGGCAACAAATGAAGCTGCCACCGCCACAGAAGGAATTGGTAGTGCCAAAACAAGACATCAAAGAAGATGAGTGTAAGCCAGAAGTAATACAACCTAATCTTATCCCagtggaagagagagaggaggaaaatgGCATTGTGGATGAAAAAGAGGGTGGTGAGCTCAAAAATGATGACTGTAGTGTAAAAGTGAATGCTAATGTTGATGAGAATGGCAACGGCAATTGTAAtggtgaagatgatgaagatgatgacgatgaagatgatgaagatgatgatactCTTGTCCCTTCTTCCTGCAACTGTCCAGAATCCATGCTGGACTTCTCCCTCACATCTTCTACCTCATCTTCATCTACATCCATCAGCAGCTGCTCTGATCTGGAGTGTGACTGCCCTGAAACATTTTCATTGTCATCACAGGACCAAGAGGCAACTGAACGCTATCCATCGTCTTGTTCCCTGGATACCAACTGCCCTGCCTTTCAGTCCAGTGTCTTACCACTGGATCTCAACACTTCTGCAAGATCGCCTTGCTCTTCTGATGAAGGCTATCCCTCAGCCCCGTGCACTCCATCCTCTGActacatagacagcaagggaTCAGAAGAAGGAAAATGTAATAAAGTGGATCTCCTACATTTTTTAGACTCCATAGAAGAGTTGGGAAAAATGGATCTGTTCTACCGCATTGCTAGGCTGGCATGCTGGGAACTGGATGGTGAGCTGATTGTCAGAGATAGATTGGATCACCAGCAGAAGCTTCAGAGGGTTAACAAAGAGGTAAAGTTGGCTTATCTTGTGAAACTTCAGGAGGAAGGGTTAGACTTTGACGATGAGGATATCACTGGAGTTTTGGATGAAATGGGGAATATTGAAATTCCATGGAAGTTGTATAAAAGCAACAAATCAAGTGAATCCCAGGAATTTTCTGATGCAGGGGTAGATCTGACAGTTCCTTCTGACCTTGATGAAACCCCTGCCTCTGATTCACTTGCTCCATCACCACTGGATCCTCCTCCTCGGCCCCCGAAACCTCCAACAAGGCATGTGAGTGCCCATCCAGAATCACACACTTACGAGAACATCAGCAGACAACATGTCTTCTCAGTCTCATCCACCGATGATGCTACAAGTATCCCTGTCCCTGCCTTGCCTGTGctttcatcctcatcctcaccccCACTCCTGAAACCTCCTGTCCTTCCTCCACTGCCATCACAGCCTGTGCCCTACTTCACCCTAAATACAGTCAGACCTGCTCTTACCTCCCCCACCCCACCAATTCCTCCTCCAAGAAGAAGGCATAAAGCCCGTCTAGAGGCTCAGAGACTTGCTGAGCTTGAAAGAGAAAAGGCTCCTCTGTCTTTTCCACCACCAATGTCTAGACCTCCTCCATTGCCACCTCCACCTGTGATGTCCTCTCCTCCAGCTATTCCACCTCCACCATCACTCTCGCCACCTCCATCTTTTCATGCTCTGGATGTGGAAATCCGAAAGTTGCTTGCACTGGCAGGCCTCACCCAGGCTGAATTGCTTAAACTTAGTCCCGAGTTGGGTGTCTGTGTAGATGTTGTCTTGGAGAATGAGCAACAGCCTATGTCTGATGTCTCTCAGATTAGAGAAATCAGTTTAAACAGGACACACAAGGAAGAAAGTAAGGATATTCCAGATAAGGGATATTCCAGTTTGGAGGAAGGATTTGGGAAAGACAGGTCTACAGGTGTAAAGGAATTAGATACTCTCAGTGAAAAGGAAGTTTCTAAAGATGAACAGAAGGAAGCAAACAGGACAACATCCTTCACAGAAATGGCAAGACGACGTAAGAGAAATGGTGGACACTGTAATCATAGCTGCAGCTGTGTTTTTGGATCTCCCAACTCGTATTACAGCACTGATCTTAGCAATACAAACATCCCGAATGTTAGCTTTGGATGTTTTGATTATACTTCAATGATTGCAGAtacacctcctcctccacctccaagACCATTGCCCCCTTGTCCACCAATCGCCTCCAACCCTCCTGAACTTCCTCCTCTCAAGCCATGCACTCTACCCGCCAATGCTTCTCGTCCTGACAGATTTGACTGGTTGATAGCCTTCACCCCAGATACAGAGTCACCACCTCTTGAGATGCGAAAATCATCAAATGATGCCATATTGCAAAAAGGCCCAACTTCAACTTCAGGATCAAAAGTCACAACCTTTAAAGAATTACGCAACAGAAGCAAACAGAGCTACCCACCAGCTCATATTCAACCAGAACCTGATCCAACTGTTATCACCCCAGACCCTGATTTCCTGTACAACCTCAAATGGAGAAGAGAAAAGATTGATGGGAATGGCTGGGAATATACTTCCCAAGCACAAGCCTCATTTCTTCAGCctccacccactcctgcctcatTGTCCCTATTTAGGGAAATGTGCCGCCTGAATAAACAAGAAGATTGTCCAGCAGAACCCAAAGTGTCCCAACAACTTGGCTGTTCAGTAAGTGAAGGCAGCCTAAGAACTATTTGTGATGAAAGAGATAaagctgttcacaccaagaagaTGGATGATGAAAATAAAGTGGAAGTTAGGGGATTGGCAGATGGAGCATGGACTTTGGAAACCAGGACAACAG TGTCCTCACCTCCCTTGTCCCTCTCCTCGACTTCGCCTTATTATCTGCACTCTGCTCCCCTGTCACAAGCCTCTCAGTTTTACCACACTGACACTGACAGGGATCGTGCCGTGACCCGTTGTGAGGGCTCCATAAACTTCTCGAACCCGTTATGCTTAAATTACACTTTAGACTGCATCAAAGATGACAATACTGACTCCCTGTACTGTGCGGGCCCAGAAAACAATAAGTCTTTGTTCTGTAAACAAGAGAATGATCTCAATGGTAATATGGATTCTCTTTACCACCACTGTAATCATGCTGACAGTCTTCTAgactctttatctgtctgtgggCATGATCGTGACAGCACAAAAAACAGCTTCTGTCCACATAACAGCGGAGTAAATTCAATCAGAAATCATGGTTCACTTTACAGTGATGCCAGATACACAAGAAGTAGCCTGAAGCTGTTCACTGACCCTGAACCACCAACTGACATTAACACTCTCACTGAGGGCGACATAACACCGTACAAAAACATTGATATGCAAACTTACATAACTATGCGAAACCTCAAAAATCAGAGCTATGTGAACAAAAACAGTTATAAAGATACCAACTTACTGTTTGATTTGAACTCAGACAACACTGATGACTCAAAACCACCAATCAACCCATTTTTAGACCAAAACAGCAATGAAAACACAACACAGCAGCTTGTATCTTTCCCTGCTTACTACCTTTATCACCCCAATAACTGCCCTTTGCATAAAGGCGCCCCCCCACGGCTGTCCCCTGTTGGAGCGATCTCACCTCCCCACAGGTCTGGGCCTCCAGTTCCAGGCACAGATGTTGCCCGTCTCTGTTCACCCCTGTTCCCCCGCAGTCGCACCCTTCCTGCCCTTGCTGCCCCCCTTTACTACCCTTATCTGTACACTCCCCCTGTTCAAGCCCCTCTGCGGGAACCATCGGTCCCCATACTCCACTCTCAGCAGACTCCACCACCGCTCACTTTGA CATTTCGCAGCTTCTCATTCGCTGGCTCTGAGCAGAAGAACGTTGCCTGGATGGGAGAAGATGTGAGGCCCTCACTGAGTGCTGAAGGGCTGTCTTCTGCCTGCCtgcaagaaaagaaaa CTCTTGTCAATTCAGTAAGTGTGGCAGTGGAAGCCATCTTGGCTCAGTTCAATTTGTCCAGGACTGTTGTGCAGAAG ACTCTTTCTGGAGACAGCAGTGTAAATCCCGCTCTGGGTCGTCTGGTACTGCAGTGCCTTTGCCCAGCCCTGCGCAGCCTGCTCTCTGATGGACTCAAGCCCCACCAGAGTGACCTCATTGCAGGCAGAAGGCCAAATACACCCTGGGGGTTGGTTCAGGCCTCCACCAGACCAG GCCCGAGCACACAGGCTTTGCACAGCCTCCAGACTAAAGTAGCAGGGCTTCCTCAGCTTAGGCAGAGCAGACACAGGTTCAACGCATTCCTGTTTGGCCTTCTTAA TGTCAAGCTCCTGGACTGCTGGCTTTCACATCTGCAGTCCTGCAGTG ATGTGTTGGAGACATATTACCGGCCCACTTCCTTCATGCGTCTGTCACTAACTTCTTGCCAGTCTCTTTTTGAGGAGCTTCTCCTCCTCCTGCAGCCTCTCTCTCTTCTGACCTTTAACCTCGACCTGCTGTTTCAGCATCACCACCTTGACCCCTCCTCCCCAACTCTCACCCCAGCCAGTCAGACATCTGAGATATATTGCCCACCAAATGAAGAGTTCAGCTTCCACTTGTCACCCAAGGGGCTTTTCCAAGGAAGACGTCTTGGAAGCGAGTTAGAGCAAGACCATGGCAGTTTGGGTTTAGCCACCAATCCTAATTCAGGTCTCACGAGTCACGTTCTTGATGTGTCAGCTTATCGCAATCCAATTTCGCTGTCATCAGACGTCACCAAGGAGGAAGCCAATCCGCCATTATCATTGTTTAAAGGGAATGACATCTCCATACCTCTTAATGCAGGAAGCATTTCCCAACAGGCAGGCCAGGCTCTTCAGCAAGGCTGGGGGGCAGTAATGCGTTTGGGGGAGCGTTTTGGGCAAAACTTTGGATTGGCCACCACCACAGAGGATGTTAAAGGTCCAAACTCACCAGAAGACTGCAAGACTGGCTTCTCACTGAATCTGAAATGTCCAGATGAAAACAGGCAGGAACCAAGAGATGACCTTTCCTTGAGGGATAGTGGAGCTGCTGTTCCCTGGGGTCTGGGACGTCTATTTGGTGCTTCTAAGAGCCCCAACAACCCACCAACAAGCAG GCGCCCATCTCAGTGGCTCTCCCCAGGCTTGTCTGCCCTTTCCCGCTTAGTTAATCTTGGCCAGGGTCCTCCACCTGAGAAGAGAGAGCCCCAGAGAAGCAAAGATAAGGAGGAAGatgaaaatgaaaagattaaTGAAACCAGAGATCAGCCAAACCCCTTGAG GATGGTCAGGACTCTGTGTGACCACACAGGCACAGGAGCAGAGCTGAGCTTCGGTAAGGGGGAGGAGCTTGTCCTGTTGGGAGGCGTGGACCACGATTGGATCCGATGTCGTCAAGGTCACAAGGAAGGCCTTGTTCCCATTGGTTATGCTTCACTTATCATGTGA